One region of Gorilla gorilla gorilla isolate KB3781 chromosome 15, NHGRI_mGorGor1-v2.1_pri, whole genome shotgun sequence genomic DNA includes:
- the LOC129526612 gene encoding glutamyl-tRNA(Gln) amidotransferase subunit A, mitochondrial-like, whose protein sequence is MRSGNAEGVFGPVKNPWSYSKQYREKRKQNLHFENEDSDWLITGGSSGGSAVAVSAFTRYAALGSDTGGPTRNPAAYCGLVGFKPNCGLVSHHGLISLENLMEVQGILTRCVDDAAIVLGVLAEHDPTESTTAQDPVKPFMLPSLTNVSKLCIGIPKEYLVLELSSEVQSLWSKAADLFESEGAKVIEVSFSHITYSIVCDHLLCTSEAASSIARFDGLQYGHRCDADVSTEAMYAATRREGFNDFVRGRILSGNVFLLK, encoded by the coding sequence ATGAGATCTGGAAATGCAGAAGGCGTATTTGGACCAGTTAAAAACCCCTGGAGTTATTCAAAACAatatagagaaaagaggaagcAGAATCTCCACTTTGAGAATGAAGATTCAGACTGGCTGATAACTGGAGGAAgctcaggtgggagtgcagttGCCGTATCGGCATTCACACGCTATGCGGCTTTAGGATCAGATACAGGAGGGCCGACCAGAAATCCTGCTGCCTACTGTGGGCTCGTTGGTTTCAAACCAAACTGTGGCTTAGTTTCCCATCATGGTCTCATTTCCCTAGAGAATTTGATGGAAGTGCAAGGAATCTTAACCAGATGTGTGGATGATGCAGCAATTGTCTTGGGTGTACTGGCTGAACATGACCCTACGGAGTCTACCACAGCACAGGATCCTGTTAAACCATTCATGCTTCCCAGTTTGACAAATGTGAGCAAACTATGTATAGGTATTCCAAAGGAATATCTTGTACTGGAATTATCAAGTGAAGTACAGTCTCTTTGGTCCAAAGCTGCTGACCTCTTTGAGTCTGAGGGGGCCAAAGTAATTGAAGTATCCTTTTCTCACATCACTTATTCAATTGTCTGCGACCATCTATTGTGCACATCAGAAGCAGCATCGAGTATAGCAAGATTTGATGGGCTACAATATGGTCACAGATGTGACGCTGATGTATCTACTGAAGCCATGTATGCTGCAACCAGACGAGAAGGGTTCAATGATTTTGTAAGAGGAAGAATTCtctcaggaaatgttttcttgttaaaataa